One Prodigiosinella aquatilis DNA window includes the following coding sequences:
- the dapF gene encoding diaminopimelate epimerase, translating into MQFAKMHGLGNDFMVVDAVTQNVYFSPELIRRLSDRHYGVGFDQLLVVEPPYDPELDFHYRIFNADGSEVTQCGNGARCFARFVRLKGLTNKRDISVSTQTGRMILSVTDDELVRVNMGEPNFEPQQVPFRAVKAEKTYIMRAEEHTVLCGVVSMGNPHCVIQVDDVDTAKVDVLGPLLESHERFPERANIGFMQVVDDHTIRLRVYERGVGETQACGSGACGAVAVGIQQGLLADNVKVKLTGGELDINWAGPGKPLFMTGPATHVYDGSIHL; encoded by the coding sequence ATGCAGTTCGCCAAAATGCACGGTTTGGGCAATGACTTTATGGTTGTTGATGCCGTTACGCAGAATGTCTATTTTTCACCTGAGTTGATTCGACGTTTGTCGGATCGGCATTATGGTGTTGGCTTTGATCAACTGCTGGTGGTTGAGCCACCTTACGATCCTGAACTGGATTTTCATTACCGTATTTTCAATGCAGATGGTAGTGAAGTGACTCAGTGTGGTAATGGTGCCCGTTGTTTTGCCCGATTTGTGCGGCTTAAGGGATTAACTAACAAACGAGATATCAGTGTCAGTACCCAGACTGGGCGTATGATTCTGAGCGTTACGGATGATGAACTGGTGCGAGTCAATATGGGTGAACCCAATTTTGAGCCGCAGCAGGTCCCTTTCCGCGCAGTTAAAGCGGAAAAAACGTATATTATGCGAGCAGAAGAACATACCGTACTGTGTGGTGTAGTTTCGATGGGGAATCCCCATTGTGTGATACAGGTGGATGATGTGGATACTGCGAAGGTCGATGTGTTGGGACCGCTGCTGGAGAGCCATGAGCGTTTTCCGGAACGTGCCAACATTGGGTTTATGCAGGTTGTGGATGACCACACTATCCGATTGCGTGTCTATGAACGCGGCGTGGGAGAAACTCAAGCTTGCGGTAGTGGAGCCTGTGGGGCTGTTGCGGTGGGTATTCAGCAAGGGCTGCTGGCCGACAATGTTAAGGTTAAATTGACTGGCGGTGAGCTTGATATTAACTGGGCAGGTCCAGGTAAGCCGTTATTTATGACTGGGCCAGCTACGCACGTTTACGATGGATCCATTCATTTATGA
- a CDS encoding lipoprotein: MINLFRHVCLALTVLALAGCGLKGPLYFPPEKSKAPAPAKTTQQQHITKTPQQSPVQQ; this comes from the coding sequence ATGATAAATCTATTTCGCCATGTGTGCCTGGCATTAACTGTACTGGCACTGGCTGGTTGTGGCCTGAAGGGGCCGCTTTATTTTCCGCCGGAGAAATCGAAAGCGCCTGCGCCTGCGAAGACCACGCAGCAGCAACATATAACAAAAACACCGCAACAATCACCTGTCCAGCAATAA
- the cyaY gene encoding iron donor protein CyaY: MNDSEFHQLADTLMRQLEETLDQFDGDADIDYETNGGVMTLSFENGSKIVINRQEPLHQIWLATKGGGYHFDYLDQKWICNRNGDEFLSLLSSACSTQAGETIRFN; the protein is encoded by the coding sequence ATGAACGATAGCGAGTTTCATCAATTAGCCGACACACTGATGCGTCAATTGGAGGAAACACTGGACCAATTTGATGGCGATGCCGATATCGATTATGAAACTAACGGCGGGGTGATGACACTGAGTTTTGAAAACGGCAGCAAAATTGTGATCAACCGGCAGGAACCACTGCATCAAATCTGGCTGGCCACCAAAGGCGGCGGCTACCATTTTGATTATCTCGATCAAAAATGGATTTGTAATCGCAATGGCGATGAATTTTTGTCACTGCTGAGCAGCGCCTGCTCGACTCAGGCTGGTGAAACCATTCGTTTCAACTGA
- a CDS encoding class I adenylate cyclase, with protein MYFYIETLKQRLDAINQLRVDRALGAMKPVFQQVYSLLPVLLHHHHPLMPGYLEGKVPHGICMFTPDEKQQHYLDSVELKWGELSCPDTRGELPITGVYSMGSTSSIGQSCRSDLDIWVCHQSWLDNEERQHLQQKCSLLEKWAAAQGVDVSFFVMDENRFRHNESGNLGGEDCGSTQHILLLDEFYRTAVRMAGKRILWNMVPVDEEANYDEFVLSLYAQGALTPNEWLDLGGLSTLSAEEYFGASLWQLYKSIDSPYKAVLKTLLLEAYSWEYPNTRLLSSEIKTRLHNGEIVSFGLDPYCMMLERVTQYLIAIDDSARLDLVRRCFYLKVCEKLSIERACTAWRRQILLQLVQEWGWGEERILMLDNRANWKIERVREAHNELLDAMMQSYRNLIRFARRNNLSVSASPQDIGVLTRKLYAAFEALPGKVTLVNPQISPDLSEVNLTFIFVPPGRANRSGWYLYNQAPSMDAIVSHQPLEYNRYLNKLVAWAYFNGLLTPATRLHIKGSELCGIDRLQELVADVSNHFPLRVPAPTPKALYSPCEIRHLAIIVNLEHDPTAAFRNQVVHFDFRQLDVFSFGQQQQCLVGSIDLLYRNSWNEVRTLHFSGEQSVLDSLKTILGKMHQDAALPESLEVFCYSQHLRGLIRTRVQQLVSECIELRLSSTRHEPGRFKALKVAGQTWGLFFERLSVSVQKLENAVEFYGAISNNKLQGLPIQVETNHVHLPPVVDGVASEGIIQFFFEDQLDNQGFNIYILDESNRVEVYHHCEGSKEELVRDVSRFYSSSHDRFTYGSSFINFNLPQFYQIVQLDNRTQVIPFRSSALTHLCVTPSSEDNALIMNQRLQML; from the coding sequence TTGTACTTCTATATCGAGACACTGAAGCAGAGACTGGATGCGATTAACCAACTACGTGTTGATCGTGCTCTTGGAGCGATGAAACCCGTTTTTCAGCAGGTTTACAGTCTTCTGCCAGTTTTATTACATCATCATCATCCTCTGATGCCGGGTTATCTTGAAGGTAAGGTTCCGCATGGTATCTGCATGTTCACGCCTGATGAAAAACAACAACACTATCTCGACAGTGTAGAACTGAAATGGGGCGAGTTGTCTTGCCCTGATACTCGGGGCGAGTTGCCTATTACCGGCGTTTATTCCATGGGTAGTACCTCTTCCATTGGCCAAAGCTGTCGTTCGGATCTGGACATTTGGGTATGCCATCAGTCCTGGCTCGACAATGAAGAGCGTCAACACTTACAGCAAAAATGTTCACTGCTTGAAAAATGGGCTGCTGCCCAGGGTGTGGATGTCAGTTTTTTTGTGATGGATGAAAACCGCTTCCGTCACAATGAAAGCGGTAATCTCGGTGGTGAAGATTGCGGTTCGACCCAGCATATTTTGTTGTTGGATGAGTTTTACCGTACTGCTGTACGCATGGCTGGCAAACGTATCCTGTGGAATATGGTGCCGGTGGACGAGGAAGCCAATTATGATGAATTCGTGCTCTCCCTTTATGCGCAAGGCGCACTGACACCCAACGAATGGCTGGATTTGGGGGGACTGAGTACGTTATCTGCCGAAGAGTATTTCGGCGCCAGCCTGTGGCAACTGTATAAAAGCATCGATTCGCCTTACAAGGCGGTGCTGAAAACCCTGTTACTGGAAGCGTATTCCTGGGAATACCCTAATACCCGGTTGTTATCCTCCGAGATTAAAACTCGTCTGCACAACGGTGAAATTGTCTCTTTTGGGCTTGACCCTTATTGCATGATGCTGGAGCGCGTCACCCAGTATCTGATCGCTATTGATGACTCGGCTCGCCTGGATCTGGTTCGCCGCTGTTTCTATCTCAAAGTGTGTGAAAAACTCTCCATTGAACGCGCCTGCACGGCATGGCGTCGCCAAATCCTGTTGCAATTGGTGCAGGAGTGGGGATGGGGAGAAGAACGCATTCTGATGCTGGACAACCGCGCCAACTGGAAAATCGAACGGGTACGTGAAGCTCATAATGAGCTGCTTGATGCGATGATGCAGAGTTATCGTAACCTGATCCGCTTTGCTCGTCGCAATAACCTGAGCGTGAGTGCCAGTCCGCAGGATATTGGCGTATTAACCCGTAAACTGTATGCCGCTTTTGAGGCGTTACCGGGTAAAGTGACATTGGTTAATCCACAGATCTCGCCGGATCTGTCAGAAGTTAATCTGACCTTCATTTTTGTGCCGCCAGGACGTGCCAATCGTTCTGGTTGGTATCTGTACAATCAGGCTCCTTCCATGGATGCCATCGTCAGCCATCAGCCGCTGGAATATAACCGTTACCTGAATAAACTGGTGGCCTGGGCTTACTTTAATGGTCTGCTGACGCCAGCAACGCGCCTGCATATCAAGGGTAGTGAACTGTGCGGGATTGACAGATTGCAAGAGCTGGTTGCCGATGTCTCCAACCATTTCCCACTGCGTGTACCCGCACCGACACCTAAAGCACTATATAGTCCATGTGAAATCCGGCATTTGGCGATTATCGTTAATCTGGAACATGATCCGACGGCGGCGTTCCGTAATCAGGTGGTTCATTTTGATTTCCGCCAGTTGGATGTTTTCAGCTTTGGCCAGCAGCAGCAGTGTCTGGTGGGGAGTATCGACTTGTTGTATCGCAACTCCTGGAACGAAGTGCGTACCTTGCATTTCAGCGGTGAGCAATCAGTATTGGATTCACTGAAAACCATTCTCGGCAAGATGCATCAGGATGCGGCGCTGCCGGAATCGCTGGAAGTGTTCTGTTACAGTCAACATCTGCGTGGACTGATTCGGACCCGGGTACAACAATTGGTTTCCGAGTGTATTGAGTTGCGTTTGTCCAGCACCCGTCATGAACCGGGTCGCTTCAAGGCGCTGAAGGTTGCCGGACAAACCTGGGGGCTGTTCTTCGAACGTTTAAGTGTCTCGGTGCAGAAACTGGAGAACGCCGTGGAATTCTACGGCGCCATTTCCAATAATAAATTGCAGGGATTGCCAATCCAGGTGGAAACCAACCATGTCCATCTGCCACCAGTGGTTGATGGCGTCGCCAGTGAAGGTATTATCCAGTTTTTTTTCGAAGATCAGTTAGATAATCAAGGGTTTAATATCTATATTCTCGATGAATCCAATCGGGTGGAAGTCTACCACCACTGTGAAGGCAGTAAGGAAGAACTGGTGCGCGATGTCAGCCGTTTCTACTCGTCGTCGCACGATCGTTTCACCTATGGTTCCAGTTTTATCAATTTTAACCTGCCTCAGTTCTATCAAATTGTTCAATTGGATAACCGTACACAAGTCATTCCGTTTCGTAGCAGTGCATTGACACATCTATGTGTGACACCTTCGTCGGAAGATAACGCGTTGATCATGAATCAGCGATTACAAATGCTCTGA
- the hemC gene encoding hydroxymethylbilane synthase has translation MLDNILRIATRQSPLALWQAQYVQHRLQACHPGLRVDLVPMITRGDVLLDTPLAKVGGKGLFVKELELALMEKRADIAVHSMKDVPIEFPQGLGLVTICEREDPRDAFVSNHYSGLTDLPAGSCVGTSSLRRQCQLRAQRPDLTIRDLRGNVGTRLAKLDSGEYDAIILAVAGLKRLGLESRIRCALSPEESLPAVGQGAVGIECRLDDEHTRMLLAPLNHTETAIRVQAERAMNTRLEGGCQVPIGSYAELEGETLWLRALVGAPDGSCIIRSERRGNLQYAEQIGINLAEELLARGAKTILQAVYGDTPS, from the coding sequence ATGTTAGACAATATTCTCAGAATCGCCACCCGACAGAGCCCACTCGCCCTATGGCAAGCTCAGTATGTCCAACATCGGCTACAGGCATGCCATCCCGGTTTACGCGTAGATCTGGTGCCAATGATCACCCGCGGTGATGTTCTGCTGGATACACCGCTGGCAAAAGTTGGTGGTAAAGGTTTATTCGTCAAAGAGTTAGAATTGGCCCTGATGGAAAAACGCGCAGATATCGCCGTACACTCCATGAAAGATGTTCCTATTGAATTTCCTCAAGGCCTGGGTCTGGTCACGATCTGTGAACGCGAAGATCCCCGTGACGCCTTTGTTTCCAATCACTATTCTGGTCTGACGGATTTACCCGCTGGAAGCTGTGTCGGAACATCTAGCCTGCGCCGTCAATGTCAGTTGCGGGCGCAGCGCCCCGATCTGACCATCCGTGATTTACGTGGCAACGTCGGCACACGGCTGGCGAAGCTTGATAGTGGCGAATATGACGCCATTATTCTGGCTGTCGCCGGTCTGAAACGTCTGGGGCTGGAAAGTCGCATTCGTTGTGCATTAAGCCCGGAAGAGTCGTTACCCGCGGTTGGGCAAGGTGCCGTTGGTATTGAGTGTCGGTTGGATGATGAGCATACCCGCATGCTGCTGGCACCACTCAATCACACAGAAACAGCAATAAGGGTACAGGCTGAGCGCGCCATGAATACGCGACTGGAAGGAGGCTGTCAGGTTCCTATTGGCAGTTACGCCGAACTGGAAGGTGAGACGCTGTGGCTACGGGCGCTGGTCGGCGCACCGGATGGCAGTTGCATTATCCGGAGTGAACGCCGAGGCAACTTGCAGTATGCAGAACAGATTGGCATCAATCTGGCGGAAGAGTTGTTAGCCCGAGGTGCCAAAACCATTTTACAAGCCGTTTATGGGGACACGCCATCATGA
- the hemD gene encoding uroporphyrinogen-III synthase, which translates to MTILVTRPSPAGEQLVARLCLAGLPAYHSPLIDFSPGRELSQLPSMLAALHPGDLVIVLSQQVADHANPVLVRTGTGWPKALTYYAVGRTTGLSLHTVSGLPVQYPSERETSETLLQLPSLQHVAGKRALLLRGNGGRELLGNTLQERGADVSYCECYQRNPVFYNGMEQSQHWQSLNINTLVITSGEMLQQLYTLVPDYYRTSWLLCCRVIVVSERLADLARELGWSDIRIADNADNDALMRALQ; encoded by the coding sequence ATGACGATTCTGGTTACCCGTCCCTCTCCTGCAGGTGAGCAACTGGTAGCCCGCCTCTGTCTGGCCGGTCTGCCAGCTTATCACAGTCCATTGATTGATTTTTCGCCTGGCCGGGAATTATCCCAGTTGCCGAGCATGCTTGCTGCATTACATCCTGGTGATCTGGTTATTGTCCTTTCCCAGCAGGTAGCGGATCATGCTAATCCGGTGTTGGTCCGTACCGGAACCGGATGGCCTAAAGCGTTAACCTACTATGCCGTGGGGCGCACTACCGGATTATCCCTGCATACCGTTAGCGGCTTGCCCGTGCAATATCCATCGGAACGGGAAACCAGTGAAACCCTGTTGCAACTGCCTTCATTACAGCACGTGGCCGGCAAACGGGCGTTACTGTTGCGCGGTAACGGTGGTAGGGAACTGCTTGGCAACACACTGCAAGAACGCGGCGCCGACGTCAGTTACTGTGAATGCTACCAGCGTAATCCGGTCTTTTATAATGGTATGGAGCAGAGCCAGCACTGGCAGTCGTTAAACATTAATACGTTGGTAATAACCAGCGGAGAAATGCTGCAACAGCTATATACTTTAGTACCTGATTATTATCGGACATCCTGGCTGCTGTGTTGCCGAGTGATTGTCGTGAGCGAGCGTCTGGCCGATCTGGCCCGAGAGCTTGGCTGGAGTGATATCCGGATCGCCGATAATGCGGATAACGATGCGCTGATGCGCGCACTACAATAA
- the hemX gene encoding uroporphyrinogen-III C-methyltransferase encodes MTEHITPPPPPEEVVGRVEPVHPQKEQKKPLTPVPKHHGVLLGITAIVIALGLSGGLYYYIHQQAQRQSANIDLLQARIAAMQKQYQQEQQQWQQTQAQQGKAQSAAEQQIATLTRQSDEMREKLATISNGDSQTWLLAQADFLVKMAGRKLWSDKDVTTAVALLKSADISLADMHDPSLIDVRRALTHDISTLAAVNQIDFDGIILKVNQLADQVDNLRLADNDTDEAPMDDNDTAVSASLSEWRQNLIKSWHNFLSDFITIRRRDSTAEPLLAPNQDVYLRENIRSRLLIAAQAIPRHQNEIYKQSLETAAVWVRAYFDDNDPSTKAFLEQLDALSKQSISMDVPTELESQALLEKVMQTRVRNLLAQPSATPQEG; translated from the coding sequence ATGACGGAACACATTACCCCCCCGCCCCCTCCGGAAGAGGTTGTCGGACGGGTTGAACCCGTACATCCGCAGAAAGAACAGAAAAAACCGCTGACCCCTGTCCCCAAACACCACGGTGTGCTTCTGGGTATAACAGCAATCGTTATCGCATTAGGGTTAAGCGGCGGTCTTTACTACTACATACATCAACAGGCACAACGTCAGTCCGCCAATATTGATCTCCTGCAAGCCCGGATCGCCGCTATGCAAAAACAATATCAGCAGGAACAGCAGCAATGGCAGCAGACGCAGGCGCAACAAGGCAAAGCGCAGAGCGCGGCAGAACAGCAGATTGCGACATTAACTCGCCAGTCGGATGAAATGCGGGAAAAACTGGCGACAATCTCCAATGGCGACTCTCAAACCTGGTTATTGGCGCAGGCTGATTTTCTGGTGAAAATGGCAGGCCGCAAGCTCTGGAGTGATAAAGACGTGACGACCGCCGTCGCATTGCTGAAAAGTGCCGATATTAGTCTGGCCGACATGCACGATCCAAGCCTGATTGATGTGCGCCGCGCGTTAACGCATGACATTAGTACGCTGGCTGCTGTCAACCAGATTGATTTTGACGGCATCATTCTTAAAGTTAACCAATTGGCCGATCAGGTAGACAATCTGCGTCTGGCGGATAACGATACCGATGAAGCGCCCATGGACGACAACGACACTGCGGTATCGGCTTCCTTGAGCGAATGGCGGCAAAACCTGATCAAAAGCTGGCATAACTTCCTCTCGGATTTCATTACTATCCGTCGTCGTGACAGTACCGCCGAGCCATTGCTGGCACCGAATCAAGATGTTTACCTGCGTGAAAATATTCGCTCGCGCCTGTTAATAGCTGCCCAGGCCATTCCCCGTCACCAGAACGAAATCTACAAACAGTCGCTGGAAACCGCTGCTGTTTGGGTCCGGGCCTATTTTGATGACAACGATCCCAGCACTAAAGCGTTCCTGGAACAGTTGGATGCACTGAGCAAGCAATCCATTTCGATGGATGTCCCCACCGAGCTGGAAAGCCAGGCGCTGCTGGAAAAAGTCATGCAGACCCGAGTCCGTAACCTGCTGGCGCAGCCGTCAGCCACGCCGCAGGAGGGCTGA
- the hemY gene encoding protoheme IX biogenesis protein HemY: MLKVLLLFIVLIAGIVVGPMMAGHQGYVLIQTDNYNVETSVTGLVIMLVLFLLAFLIIEWLLRRIFRTGSRTHGWFIGRKSSRARKQTKAALLKLAEGDYLQVEKLLMRNADHADQPVVNYLLAAEAAQQRGDDFRTKQYLERAAEIADTNQLPVDITRVRIQLARNEDHAARHGIDHLLEVAPRHPEVLRLAEQAFLRTGAYSALLDILPAMRKIQLHDEQQLQDLQQRSTIGLMNQAMSEGGSEGLRQWWKNQSRKTRQELTLQIAMAEHLIQCDDPDTAQQIIVDGLKRQYDERLILLMPRIKTGNPDQLEKILRQLLKQHGATPLLHSTLGQLLMKHGEWQQAVDAFRAALEIRPDAYDYAWCADALDRLHLPDEATRMRREGLLLTLQSNPQ, encoded by the coding sequence ATGCTAAAGGTCTTGTTGCTGTTTATCGTGCTCATCGCTGGTATCGTCGTTGGCCCGATGATGGCGGGGCATCAGGGTTATGTATTGATTCAGACCGACAACTACAACGTTGAAACCAGCGTTACCGGTCTGGTGATTATGCTGGTTCTGTTTTTGCTGGCTTTCCTGATCATCGAATGGTTGCTGCGCCGGATTTTTCGTACCGGTTCACGTACTCATGGCTGGTTTATCGGACGCAAAAGCAGTCGAGCCCGTAAGCAAACCAAGGCGGCGTTACTTAAACTGGCCGAAGGCGATTATCTACAGGTAGAAAAACTACTAATGCGTAATGCCGATCATGCCGATCAACCGGTGGTAAATTATCTGTTGGCGGCAGAAGCGGCTCAGCAACGTGGTGATGACTTCCGTACCAAACAATATCTGGAGCGTGCAGCAGAAATTGCGGATACCAATCAGCTTCCGGTGGATATCACCCGCGTGCGTATCCAGTTGGCTCGCAACGAAGATCATGCTGCCCGTCACGGTATTGATCATCTGCTGGAAGTCGCCCCACGGCACCCGGAAGTGCTGCGGCTAGCGGAACAGGCGTTCCTGCGTACCGGCGCTTACAGCGCGTTGCTGGATATTCTGCCCGCCATGCGCAAAATTCAGTTGCACGATGAACAACAACTACAGGATCTCCAGCAACGTTCAACCATTGGGCTGATGAATCAGGCCATGTCCGAAGGGGGTAGCGAGGGACTCAGGCAATGGTGGAAAAACCAGAGCCGGAAAACGCGTCAGGAGCTGACGTTACAAATAGCAATGGCGGAACATTTAATCCAATGTGACGACCCCGATACCGCCCAACAGATTATTGTGGATGGTCTGAAACGCCAGTATGACGAGCGTCTGATACTACTCATGCCACGCATCAAAACCGGAAACCCTGATCAACTGGAAAAAATACTGCGTCAATTGCTTAAACAACACGGTGCCACACCGTTACTACACAGTACGCTGGGGCAGTTGTTGATGAAGCACGGTGAATGGCAACAGGCTGTAGATGCCTTCCGCGCCGCATTGGAAATACGGCCGGATGCCTATGATTACGCCTGGTGCGCGGATGCGCTGGATCGCCTGCATCTGCCGGATGAAGCGACCCGGATGCGACGAGAAGGGTTGCTGTTGACACTGCAATCAAACCCGCAGTAA